Within the Osmerus mordax isolate fOsmMor3 chromosome 21, fOsmMor3.pri, whole genome shotgun sequence genome, the region tcctctctgctctctctatctctcactccatatctctctatcacttcctctctgctctctctatctctcactccatATCTCTCTATCACTTTTTCTCTGCTCTCTTGGTCTCTTTCACTCTATCATCATGTGTCTCCCAGTAAGTGGATGCCACGAAGATGAAGTTACGAAACCTTActtcatgtaaaataaagagacagagagagtgagagagagagagagagagagagagagagagagagagagagagagagagtgaaagagagagagagagagagagagggaggagaggagagagtttgAAAGAGGCAGTAGCATTATTGCTGAAGAGCACGTATTTATTTCACAACACCACTAATTGTGGGTGTGGTTAGCATCAGAGCTACCCCCATAGCCTacaattagtgtgtgtgtgtgtgtgtgtaaggtaagTGCATGGATGACAGTTTGAATGGGGGCTTGGAAGGGCAATTGAAGGCAAACTCACAGGAACTGAAcgaaggaaaaaaacaaaaacattttacaTAAAGAAGAGAaaatgggagggatggagaaagtgacaaaagaaagggagggagggaaccggACTCAGTCTCACTCCAGTTCCTTTCCTTCTGGTTCATTCTCCATCTCTCAGTGCTGATGAGAAGCTGAGGTCCTGACTGACTCCAGCTGACAGGTGAGTGTCGACGCTTTGCTTTTCGTTATTCTATCACTTCTTTTAGTTCTCAtttcccctaaccctaaccctcaccctatccctcaccctaaccctcaccctaaccctcaccttcaccctgTTCTTCATCTCctatcccccccacccttcagTTTTTTTATCTTGTAACCTGTGACTACCGGTTACAACATACAGACCCCTTGTCTTTCAGTCGGgtgctgtcttcctctcctcctccgcctcctctcctcctccacctcttcttcctctcctcctccgcctcctctcctcctccacttcttcttcctctcctcctccgcctcctctcctcctccgcctcctctcctctcctcctccgcctcctctcctcctccgcctcctctcctctcctcctcctctcctcctccgcctcctctcctctcctcctctcacccctctcctgttCACTCATTCCTTAGTGTCAAAAACAGCTTCAACTGAACTATCTTTATTAACTTCACAAATACCGTCACCCTGCTTCCACACACCTCAGGTGAAGGTCACCGCTTCAGACTATTGAAACACACCCCCTCTCCCAACAGCAGCCCTGTGCCCCCTTGCATGTTGTCCTGATTCTTCTGTatatttgcctgtgtgtgtgtgtgttttgagtgtgtgtgatgtttaacTGTGGTGTTTATTTGCTCATGTGTCTCGTCGCGCTAACGAGACGTAGCTCTGCTATACTGGGAACTTGTGGACACAGTGTCTGAGGCTTTGGCTGAGCCGGCTTGTTTatgctccctgtctctctctctgcctctctctctgactctctccctgcctctctctctacctctctctctgagtctctctctgcctctctctctgcctctctctctgcctctctgtctctctctctgcctctctgtctctctctgtctctctctttcttcctgtctctgcctctctctctgcctctctctctctatgcctctccctgcctctctctctctctctgcctctctctctgtctctctctctatgcctctctctctgcgtctctgtctccctctctctctgtctctccctctctctctgtctctccctctctctctgcctctatttctgcctctctctctccctctctctctccctctctctctgcctctctctctccctctctctctgcctctctctctccctctctctctgcctctctctctccctctctctccctctctctctctccctgcctctctctcagcctctctctccctctctctctctctctctctctctctgtctctctctctccctctcactcttaaGATTGTGTTTGGGCTGTTTGGGATTGTGCTGCGTTTGATCTCTTTGCAGATTGAGAGAGAAGCGCTCCATGTTGTCAGCACTGTGTAATTACATGTCCTGAAGGAGGAATGTGAGACTTGTGTGATTctatgtttttttgggggtttaACACGTTTTTTGTGGTTTAACGCGTTTCTGTGCATTGTGCTGAGTGGTGGAACAAGTTCAGTCGAGGAAGTCAAGCTTCTTTGTGTATTGTAGTGGAATTAGAACACAGTATTCAGTCTGAAACACATTTGCATTGTGTAAGAATCATCATATACATTATCAAGTAGCTCACGGACATTCACGTACTTGTAATCTTTAATGACAGGATAAActgttactgtctctctctctcctccccctcctccccttcctccccctcctccctctcctccccctcctccccctcctccccttcctccccttcctccccctcctccccctcctccccttcctccccctcctccctctcctccccctcctccccctcctccctctcctccccctcctccgcctcctccctctcctccccctcctccccctcctccccctcctccctctcctccccctcctccgcctcctccccctcctccccctcctccctctcctccccttcctccccctcctccccctcctccccttcctccccctcctcccccaggtccaAGATGTTGAGCCTCCTGCTGTGCGTgagctcccccctctcccccctcctctcccccctcctcctcctcctcctcctcctcccccccatggTGCCggcccccccccaggacccagAGCCCCGGGTGCGCCTGGCCGGCGTGGGGCGAAGGGGGCCCCACGAGGGCCGCGTGGAAGTGTACCACAACGGAGCCTGGGGGACGGTGTGCGACGACGAGGTGGACCTGAGCCTGGCCAGCGTGGTGTGCAGGGAGCTggggtacacacacagcctcacctggGCACACAGCGCCAAGTTCGGAGAAGGGCAAGGTGGGCGCCCAGGCTGTCTCTGCGTCAGCGCTCGTCTTCAGACCAGAACTGAGCTCGGTTTGGACGGTTGttggggacagtgtgtgtgtttgctgtcgtTTGGACGGTTGttggggacagtgtgtgtgtttgctgtcgtTTGGACGGTTGttggggacagtgtgtgtgtttgctgtcgtTTGGACGGTTGTTGGGGACATTGTGTGTGCTTTCTGTTGTTTGGACGGTTGttggggacagtgtgtgtttgctgttgttTGGGTTGTTGTGTTTCGCATCTAGCCTAGTGAAAGTTAGACAACTTTTTGAGTGAACTATTCCTTTAAAGGGACCCTGACTGACTCCTCCCCATAACGCCGCAGGTCTGATTTGGTTGGACAACGTTCGCTGCGTGGGGACCGAGGcctccatcacttcctgtcgCTCTAACGGCTGGGGGGTGAACGACTGCTCGCACTCCGAGGACCTGGGGTCATCTGCAGCCAGAACCGACAACCAGGCTCCCCGGCCCACGCCCCGGCCCCCGCCCCGGCCCCCGCCCCGGCCCCCGCCCCGGCAGCTAGACAATCAGAGCTGGCCTCTTCCCCCGAGGGCGCGGGGTCACGAGATCGTCCTCTTCCGGAACCCTGCCGGCGGCCCCAGAGGTCAAAGTTCACCGGCGCAGCGGCGAGGTCACGAGATCCAGATCCTTCGGCggcagcagggaggggtggCGAGGGCGGGACAGGAGAGCAACGCCACACCCCAGGGGCACCAGATTCCCCCCCCGCCTCGCGAATGGGGCGGCTTACAGGCAGGGGCAGGAGATTGGCCGGGCCATACCACCAGCAGCCAGGCAGGGGGGGGAAGTGGGCCGGGCTGGGACACAGGCCgtcaggagagaggcagagagagaggccgtgGGGAACCATGTGGAGCCTGAGCCAATACTGGACCAGTACCAGGTGAGACTGGAACACCAGATGACAGTACCAGGGTACAGTACCCGGGTACAGTACTAGATGTCAGTACCCGGGTACAGTACCCGGGTCCAGTACCAGATGACAGTACCAGGTGACAGTACCAGGGTACAGTACCAGGGTCCAGTACCAGGTGACAGCACCAGGGTACAGTACCAGGATACAGTACCAGGTGACAGTACCAGGTGAGACTGGTGTATCTATAAGACTACGAGGTGAGACTGGTGAAGAACTAGGATAGACCTTCCTTCACTCCTGTTTTATTGTGTCTTACACAGGAAATGTTTTTTGTCTGTTGTTTCTCACACATACATCCAcaaggatgcacacacacacacacacactttccctcaAAGGCACACGCACACTTGCACAATCTTAAAGATCTACATTCCTAGTAACTCTAAAGGCGTAATTACAGACCGCCCTAAAAACAGTTCTCCACCAATCGGATTCAATGCCTCATGTTCTGCCGCCTCTACATTGGTTGTCAACCACCTGTGATTACTCAGCCAAACGTGCTGCTATTCTCAGATCAGGAAATAACAACAACATCTATCACCAGCCTAATGTGCTTTCTGCTGTGTAATCTAGCTATTCCTCCTCGGCTGTAATCTTGGTGGCACAGGctgcccacaacacacacacctaagcacacacacacacactcccacacctaaacacacgctcctaaacacacacgccTTAGTCTGTTTCCTGTCCGTGCTGGTGATCACAGAAGGTCTTGATTAGAGCGAGACCGTGTTTACACACTCAGAAGacgtctctcctttcttctcctcccccgaTCTCGCCCTCCCCTGTTCCTCGTCCTCActgactccccccctccccccagggctaACCCAAGctaccctcaccctcctcactgactccccacctccccccagggCTAACCCAAGctaccctcaccctcctcactgacttcccccctccccccagggctaACCCAAGataccctcaccctcctcactgactctccccctccccccagggctaACCCAAGataccctcaccctcctcactgactctccccctccccccagggctaACCCAAGataccctcaccctcctcactgactccccccctccccccagggctaACCCAAGCTACCCTCACGCTCCTCACtgactccctgtctccccctctccccccctccccccagggctcGTCCAGGGTGGGCCTGGAAGACGTTCGTCTGCGGCCGGTCCTGTCCGGCCGACACGGCGCCCTGCTGACCGAGGGGGTGCTGGAAGTGAAGCATGCTGGGAGATGGCGCCACGTGTGCGACCAGGGCTGGGATCTGAGCGGGAGCCGCGTGGTCTGTGGCATGCTGGGATACCCCGCAGCCGAGCCCCACGACCAGACAGCCTACAGGTGagcggagggtgtgtgggtgtgtgagagaggagtgtgtgcacgtgtacgtctgtgggtgtgtgtgtgtgtgtgagagaggagtgtgtgcacgtgtacgTCTGTGGGTgtcggtgtgtgagagaggagtgtgtgcacgtgtacgtctgtgggtgtgggtgtgtgtgtgtgagagagaggagtgtgtgtgcatgtgcatccgtgtgtgcgcgtgtgcgtctgtgtgtgtgtgtgggatttgATTGAATCCCCTTCCATACATTATTCTAATCTCATGTAATTATGAGACACTCAGTGGAAACTGTCTACGGAGAGGTTTCCTTCCAGAACTCTCTCCTCGCTCgaccgctctgtctctctccgaaTCTGGCTTCCTGTTTCTCACTCACCCCGCCCACTATCTGGCGTTGGTTTGTGGTCCAGCTTGGAAACAGTCTGAAAGGTCAGTAGTGATAGTCCTGTAATACTATCACCAGTAATTTTCCAAGAATATTCTGCTGCCAGTCACTCGTAAAGAATACACATACAAACTCCTGTGATTGGTTCCCTTGAGTTCCTCCGGCCAATCAGATGTTGCAGGTCGAGTGCAACCCTTTCTCCAACTGCTATTGTTTAGAGGTGGTTGTTATGCTTGCTGAGGAACAGAGATAttgagaaaaaacaacaacaacataagtgTTAGAGGTCATTATGAGACCCGTCTGTGTTTTGATTTGACTTagtctccccctgctctctgggACAGGACCCCAGGCCAGTGTTGACCCGACGCCAACCCAATGTTGACACAGCGTTCTGAGGTGTTTAGTACAACCTTCAGGTCCGCTGCCAGCTGGATCCACAGAAGGAACGTTTATTTTCAGAACGGAGACTCCCGCCTAAACCACGGGGagatgaatggagggagggaggagagatggagggaggagagatggagggatggagggagggaggagggagggagggagggaggg harbors:
- the LOC136964958 gene encoding LOW QUALITY PROTEIN: lysyl oxidase homolog 2-like (The sequence of the model RefSeq protein was modified relative to this genomic sequence to represent the inferred CDS: deleted 1 base in 1 codon), which encodes MLSLLLCVSSPLSPLLSPLLLLLLLLPPMVPAPPQDPEPRVRLAGVGRRGPHEGRVEVYHNGAWGTVCDDEVDLSLASVVCRELGYTHSLTWAHSAKFGEGQGLIWLDNVRCVGTEASITSCRSNGWGVNDCSHSEDLGSSAARTDNQAPRPTPRPPPRPPPRPPPRQLDNQSWPLPPRARGHEIVLFRNPAGGPRGQSSPAQRRGHEIQILRRQQGGVARAGQESNATPQGQGQEIGRAIPPAARQGGEVGRAGTQAVRREAEREAVGNHVEPEPILDQYQGSSRVGLEDVRLRPVLSGRHGALLTEGVLEVKHAGRWRHVCDQGWDLSGSRVVCGMLGYPAAEPHDQTAYSTYRHDIDCQWIDITDIRPGEYIFQVEVNPSLDMAESDFQNNVMRCRCKYDGGRVFLFGCHAGDAYSPEVEDLFEHQGQITNNFL